A part of Paenibacillus donghaensis genomic DNA contains:
- a CDS encoding DUF6711 family protein codes for MIKINGMTIAASPATFVPTIIDLDDGESSIRTADGKLHRDRIRVMRQLDMTFGILTWAELSALMKSMADTFFNVTYPDPMTGGYETKRFYVGNRNPAFAVAKGSEILWSGLKITLTEQ; via the coding sequence ATGATCAAAATTAACGGCATGACCATAGCGGCCTCCCCGGCAACCTTTGTGCCGACCATCATTGACCTGGACGACGGGGAATCGTCCATCCGGACAGCCGATGGTAAGCTGCACCGGGACCGTATCCGGGTCATGCGGCAGTTGGACATGACCTTCGGTATATTGACCTGGGCAGAATTGTCGGCCCTCATGAAGTCCATGGCCGATACCTTTTTCAATGTGACGTACCCGGACCCTATGACCGGCGGCTATGAAACCAAACGGTTTTACGTGGGCAACCGAAATCCAGCGTTCGCCGTGGCAAAAGGATCTGAAATCTTGTGGTCAGGGCTAAAGATTACCCTGACGGAGCAGTGA
- a CDS encoding Gp15 family bacteriophage protein — protein MKRPPPDFNCSPSGENWYDLREDWPLIEASLAKQYGIRIRQQGDMPWSEFCILVAGLMPDTPLGSIVTIRSEKDQKVIKGYTSDQRRIYNDWRKRQAEQKLLDEVTLDKEMKVLEAAMARMFGGGGA, from the coding sequence ATGAAGAGGCCACCACCCGATTTCAACTGTAGCCCTTCCGGGGAAAATTGGTATGACCTGCGGGAAGATTGGCCGCTGATCGAGGCAAGCCTGGCGAAGCAATACGGTATCCGAATCCGGCAGCAGGGAGATATGCCGTGGTCAGAATTTTGTATCCTTGTTGCGGGACTCATGCCAGATACGCCGCTGGGGAGCATTGTCACGATCCGGAGCGAGAAGGATCAGAAGGTTATTAAGGGATATACCTCAGACCAGCGGCGTATTTACAACGACTGGCGTAAACGTCAAGCGGAGCAGAAGCTGCTGGACGAGGTGACATTAGACAAGGAAATGAAGGTTTTAGAGGCCGCGATGGCCCGTATGTTCGGAGGAGGTGGCGCATAA
- a CDS encoding phage tail tube protein, translating to MAETGVFPVHKNKFKVGTKGRASTATEMVVVKDLETFAPSIDGNTEEWTPMDQEGWIRRAVTGKGLTFSFSGKRQYGDPGNDYIAGLLLGTGQEVETKFEWEMPSGAKLTMNCVINLTTPAGGDSTNIDGLEFELLSDGKPTFTAAPGGA from the coding sequence ATGGCCGAAACAGGCGTTTTCCCGGTTCACAAAAATAAGTTCAAGGTAGGTACAAAGGGCAGAGCTTCCACCGCTACGGAAATGGTTGTCGTCAAGGACTTGGAGACTTTTGCCCCAAGTATCGACGGCAACACAGAAGAGTGGACACCGATGGACCAGGAAGGCTGGATTCGCCGGGCCGTCACTGGTAAGGGGCTTACGTTCTCCTTCAGTGGTAAGCGGCAGTATGGCGATCCCGGTAATGATTACATTGCGGGTTTGCTGCTGGGCACGGGGCAAGAGGTAGAGACAAAATTTGAGTGGGAAATGCCAAGTGGCGCCAAGCTCACGATGAATTGTGTCATTAACCTGACCACTCCAGCGGGTGGCGACTCTACGAACATCGACGGCTTGGAATTTGAATTGTTATCAGACGGTAAGCCAACATTTACAGCAGCACCGGGAGGAGCATAA
- a CDS encoding minor capsid protein, with translation MMRLAAVMEWLEQRVECPAWYIGKIDSSKTQCIGLYNINAGTPVLAIGGLENTSYAVKAVSILVHWSKNADTAERKAQEVYAALFGQSGVIGGKRVIAFNMRTPEPVDVGTDDAGIYEHVIETTIYYER, from the coding sequence ATGATGAGGCTAGCAGCGGTCATGGAGTGGCTGGAGCAGCGCGTGGAGTGCCCAGCATGGTACATCGGCAAGATTGACAGCAGCAAGACGCAATGTATCGGGCTGTACAATATCAACGCCGGTACGCCGGTGCTTGCCATTGGTGGGCTGGAGAATACCAGCTACGCGGTCAAGGCCGTGTCTATCCTGGTTCACTGGAGCAAAAATGCCGATACAGCGGAGCGCAAGGCCCAGGAGGTCTACGCTGCGCTGTTTGGGCAGTCTGGAGTCATTGGAGGCAAGCGGGTGATCGCGTTTAACATGCGAACGCCTGAGCCGGTAGATGTGGGTACAGATGATGCCGGGATATATGAGCACGTGATTGAGACAACTATTTATTACGAGAGGTAG
- a CDS encoding capsid protein, which produces MPYNYVDSFQTVLQQKYALELTSSALTTQNAIWVGAKTIKLPRMDVAGYKDHNRNGGWNRQAIANDFELKVLQHDRNVEFYVDTMDVDETNQILSAANVTNVFETEQAIPELDKYRYSKIYAEHTIFGGVPNTTTLTIANVLQVYDKLMEDMDEASVPQGGRILYATPPVHTLLKQAEDIRRITSVQSNNGNVDRVVRSLDDVKLEKVPSDRMKTVYDFSDGAIPGVGAKQINMILVHPSAVLAPLKHNAIYLWEPGSHTGGDGWLYQNRSYSDLFLIDRKVKGVQISVQA; this is translated from the coding sequence ATGCCTTACAATTACGTAGATTCATTTCAGACCGTTTTGCAACAAAAATACGCCCTTGAACTGACTTCATCCGCCCTCACGACTCAAAATGCAATTTGGGTTGGTGCGAAAACGATCAAGCTGCCGCGTATGGATGTAGCTGGTTACAAGGATCATAACCGGAATGGTGGCTGGAATCGACAAGCGATTGCAAACGATTTTGAGCTTAAGGTACTGCAGCATGACCGAAACGTCGAGTTCTATGTTGACACAATGGACGTTGATGAAACTAACCAAATCCTGTCTGCAGCGAATGTAACAAACGTATTTGAGACAGAGCAGGCGATCCCGGAACTGGACAAATACCGCTATAGCAAAATTTATGCAGAACATACCATATTTGGCGGTGTACCAAACACTACAACGTTAACTATTGCAAATGTACTGCAAGTGTATGACAAACTGATGGAGGACATGGACGAAGCGTCCGTGCCACAAGGCGGACGTATTTTGTATGCAACGCCTCCAGTTCATACTCTTCTTAAACAAGCTGAGGACATTAGACGGATTACATCGGTGCAATCCAACAACGGTAATGTAGATCGGGTTGTGCGTAGTCTTGATGATGTGAAGTTGGAAAAAGTTCCGAGTGATCGAATGAAAACGGTCTATGATTTCAGTGATGGCGCTATTCCAGGTGTGGGTGCAAAGCAGATTAATATGATCTTAGTACACCCGTCTGCTGTCCTCGCTCCGCTCAAGCACAATGCGATTTATCTGTGGGAACCAGGCTCGCATACAGGCGGTGACGGTTGGTTGTACCAAAATCGTAGCTATTCAGACTTGTTCTTGATCGATCGTAAAGTAAAAGGCGTACAAATCAGCGTACAAGCTTAA
- a CDS encoding phage scaffolding protein has translation MEWLKEALKKAGYDESKIDALVSDINKELPKHFVPKSQYNELSETKKKLEKDITDRDTQLETLSKDAGASETLKAEIARLQGENQTAKEQYDSSLKDMTLTNAIKSALNGKVHNEAIVTGLIKKDKLVIGDDGNVVGLDEQLKGLQTSDAYLFKPEDTGGTGGAGGGFRVGGGGNGQGQGQAANDQLAAIFGVTTQK, from the coding sequence ATGGAATGGTTAAAAGAAGCGTTGAAGAAAGCCGGTTATGATGAGTCGAAGATAGATGCACTGGTTAGCGACATTAACAAGGAGCTGCCGAAGCATTTTGTTCCGAAGTCGCAGTATAACGAGCTTTCCGAAACCAAGAAGAAGCTGGAGAAGGATATCACAGACCGTGATACACAGCTCGAAACACTCAGCAAGGATGCAGGAGCTTCTGAGACGCTGAAGGCTGAGATTGCTCGACTTCAAGGAGAGAACCAGACGGCCAAGGAGCAATATGACTCCAGCCTGAAGGATATGACGCTGACCAACGCTATCAAATCTGCGCTCAACGGCAAGGTCCACAATGAGGCTATCGTTACCGGACTGATTAAGAAAGACAAGTTAGTGATCGGGGATGATGGCAATGTGGTGGGTCTGGATGAGCAGCTTAAGGGCTTGCAGACTTCGGATGCCTATCTGTTCAAGCCTGAAGACACTGGTGGCACTGGCGGCGCAGGTGGAGGCTTCCGTGTTGGCGGTGGCGGTAACGGACAGGGCCAAGGTCAGGCTGCAAACGATCAACTTGCCGCGATTTTCGGTGTTACAACACAAAAATAG
- a CDS encoding phage minor capsid protein translates to MSKKAYDLRGIYSQMEVDLVASMKRNLKRHENDEKKEGFEWDQWQEKKLQDLKQYRVEASRIVRKAAPVIESTVDQEVKGAFRRGADKVSGFFRRLVNKVLPGRQDKLDVDGVSDDNFFKANEHRINALASAAQGELRAANQAILRQTDDVFRQTIFKSQVYMNSGAASLNQAIDMATKDFLEKGLDCITYKDGRRVNVASYSEMVLRTSSQRAVFAGEGAKRQELGITTVMVSAHSNCSDLCLPWQGKVYIDDVYSGGKASDGPYPLLSTAMDNGLFHPNCRHNMTTYVKGQSRLPEPVDDTKALASYKQEQRQRYMERQVRKYKRRAAGSLDEVNQAKAEAKVKQWQGALRGHIKANPELRRDYSREKIRIPPS, encoded by the coding sequence ATGAGCAAGAAAGCCTATGACCTGCGCGGCATTTACTCACAGATGGAGGTTGACCTAGTTGCCAGTATGAAGCGGAACCTGAAACGTCATGAGAATGACGAGAAGAAGGAAGGCTTTGAATGGGACCAATGGCAGGAGAAGAAGCTGCAGGACCTGAAGCAGTACCGCGTGGAGGCGTCACGAATCGTCAGGAAGGCCGCTCCAGTGATCGAATCCACTGTCGACCAAGAGGTTAAAGGAGCGTTCCGACGCGGTGCAGATAAGGTCAGCGGCTTTTTTAGACGGCTGGTAAACAAGGTCCTTCCCGGCAGGCAGGATAAGCTGGATGTGGACGGCGTATCTGATGATAACTTCTTCAAGGCTAATGAACATCGGATCAATGCGCTGGCTTCTGCTGCCCAGGGGGAGTTGAGGGCAGCGAACCAGGCAATCCTGCGGCAGACCGATGATGTGTTCCGGCAGACCATATTCAAAAGTCAGGTGTACATGAATAGTGGAGCTGCTTCTCTTAACCAGGCGATCGACATGGCCACGAAGGATTTCCTGGAAAAAGGGCTGGATTGCATCACGTACAAGGATGGCCGCCGCGTCAATGTGGCCAGTTACTCTGAAATGGTATTGCGGACATCCTCCCAACGGGCAGTATTTGCCGGAGAGGGAGCCAAGCGGCAGGAGTTGGGTATCACAACCGTCATGGTATCCGCTCACAGCAATTGCTCAGACCTGTGCTTACCGTGGCAGGGCAAGGTGTACATTGATGATGTGTATAGCGGTGGCAAGGCATCAGACGGGCCATATCCGCTCCTGAGTACGGCCATGGATAACGGATTATTTCACCCCAACTGCCGGCACAACATGACCACTTACGTTAAAGGACAAAGCAGGCTGCCGGAGCCGGTAGACGACACCAAGGCACTTGCCAGTTACAAGCAAGAGCAGCGTCAACGGTACATGGAGCGCCAGGTGCGCAAGTACAAGCGCCGGGCAGCGGGAAGTCTGGATGAAGTCAATCAAGCCAAGGCCGAGGCCAAGGTTAAACAATGGCAGGGCGCACTCCGGGGCCACATCAAGGCTAATCCGGAGCTGAGGCGAGACTACAGCCGCGAGAAGATTAGAATACCACCAAGTTAG
- a CDS encoding capsid protein → MGWFKNMVMKMLRITPAPESQIITIQEPFSYRANVLRNRLWFRGDPSELDQFYKQSITDSVGRSRFWAAVPSYGLGIRKIHSGLPAMVADRLSDIVVADMDAITLKAETETATWDEISEDNDFPELLGGAITEALTAGDGAFKVTVDPEVSGYPLIEFYSGDQVEYKRTRGRLQEVIFYTDYVFNSKDYRLVETFGRKYIRYKLLDAYGKQVPLSLVPEIADLKDVEYDGDFLMAVPLQVFKSTKWPGRGKSIFDSKADSFDALDEVISQWMDAIRSGRVQKYIPEDMIPKNPETGELMRPNPFDNQFIRINSAFAEDAKGQINLVQPQILYEAFVASYASAVDMCLQGIISPSTLGIDLKKTDNAEAQREKEKATLYTRGKIVERLNEVIPQLVQTVMKVYDTMQSRTAGEYDASVTFGEYASPSFDSVVETVGKARTFQVMSIERAVEELYGDTWTKEEKAEEVARLKAEQAGPTFEEPEVRDNVTEEVDPE, encoded by the coding sequence GTGGGGTGGTTTAAGAATATGGTTATGAAAATGTTGAGGATCACACCGGCACCTGAAAGCCAGATCATCACGATTCAGGAGCCGTTTAGCTACCGCGCGAACGTGCTGCGGAATCGGCTGTGGTTTCGCGGAGATCCGTCCGAACTGGATCAATTCTATAAGCAGTCCATAACTGACAGTGTGGGGCGCTCACGCTTCTGGGCAGCGGTGCCGAGCTACGGCTTGGGCATCCGCAAGATCCACTCTGGACTGCCGGCCATGGTGGCAGATCGGCTCTCTGATATTGTCGTTGCGGATATGGACGCCATTACACTTAAGGCCGAGACTGAGACGGCAACGTGGGATGAGATCAGCGAGGACAACGACTTCCCGGAGCTGCTGGGCGGAGCCATTACGGAGGCGCTAACAGCTGGAGACGGGGCGTTTAAGGTTACGGTAGATCCGGAAGTGAGCGGGTATCCGCTGATTGAATTCTACAGTGGCGATCAGGTCGAGTATAAGCGGACCCGTGGCCGATTGCAGGAGGTCATATTTTACACGGACTATGTGTTCAACAGCAAGGATTACCGGCTGGTAGAGACGTTTGGCCGTAAATACATCCGGTACAAGCTTCTGGATGCCTATGGAAAGCAGGTGCCGCTGTCACTGGTGCCGGAAATCGCGGATCTGAAGGATGTCGAGTACGATGGTGATTTCCTGATGGCCGTGCCGCTCCAGGTGTTCAAATCCACCAAGTGGCCAGGACGAGGGAAGTCCATATTCGACAGCAAGGCTGATTCATTTGACGCGCTGGACGAGGTGATTAGTCAGTGGATGGACGCGATCCGCTCTGGACGGGTGCAGAAGTACATCCCGGAAGACATGATTCCGAAGAATCCAGAAACCGGGGAGCTGATGCGGCCTAACCCGTTTGATAATCAGTTTATCCGGATCAATAGCGCGTTTGCCGAGGATGCCAAGGGCCAGATCAATCTAGTGCAGCCCCAAATTCTCTATGAAGCGTTCGTGGCTTCCTATGCTTCTGCGGTGGATATGTGCTTACAGGGCATTATCAGCCCGTCCACCTTGGGCATTGATCTCAAAAAGACCGATAATGCCGAGGCGCAGCGGGAAAAGGAGAAGGCCACGTTGTACACTCGCGGTAAGATCGTGGAGCGGCTGAATGAAGTCATTCCGCAGCTGGTGCAGACCGTCATGAAGGTGTATGACACGATGCAGAGCCGCACAGCAGGCGAGTATGACGCCAGCGTGACCTTCGGGGAGTATGCTTCCCCTTCCTTTGACAGCGTTGTGGAAACAGTCGGCAAGGCCCGCACCTTCCAGGTCATGTCCATTGAGCGTGCCGTTGAAGAGTTATACGGCGATACTTGGACCAAGGAGGAAAAGGCTGAAGAAGTTGCCAGACTGAAGGCAGAGCAAGCCGGACCCACCTTTGAGGAACCCGAGGTGCGGGACAACGTTACTGAAGAAGTTGATCCTGAATGA
- the terL gene encoding phage terminase large subunit: protein MVDLDVIRRGARVELARREFFSFCQAMAPDFYRDDRQYLMDLCGEMQDFYQSDDDILIVNEPPRHGKSRTASMLAQWVFGQNQKEKVMTGSYNETLSTTFSKAVRNGINTVKADEKVIVYSDIFPQVRIQRGDGAMNLWSLEGGYNSYLATSPTGTATGFGATLLIIDDLIKNAEEASNENVLEKHWEWFTNTMLSRLEEGGKIIIIMTRWASGDLAGRALEHFQAEKKRVRHLTMKALQDDGTMLCPDVLSRESYDMKVRAMGEDIASANYQQIPIDIKGKLYSSFKTYEKLPTDAADEPLFTGIYAYCDTADDGADYLCNIIWGVYQKEAYVLDVIYTKQPMEITEPATAQALFTFKANKARIESNNGGKAFARNIKRILETELKSNRTDVSWFHQSKNKTARIISNATWIMQHIYFPVNWRDRWPEYYKAMTSYQREGKNAHDDAPDATTGVAETMFLLGG from the coding sequence ATGGTTGATCTGGACGTGATTCGTCGTGGTGCCCGCGTGGAGCTGGCCCGCCGTGAGTTCTTCAGCTTCTGCCAGGCCATGGCCCCAGACTTTTACCGGGATGATCGGCAGTATCTGATGGACTTGTGTGGCGAGATGCAGGATTTTTACCAGTCGGATGACGATATCCTGATCGTCAATGAGCCTCCCCGGCACGGCAAGAGCCGTACCGCTTCCATGCTGGCCCAATGGGTGTTTGGGCAGAATCAAAAAGAGAAGGTCATGACGGGCAGCTACAACGAAACCCTATCCACCACGTTCTCTAAAGCCGTCCGTAACGGGATCAACACGGTTAAAGCGGACGAGAAGGTTATTGTGTATAGCGACATTTTCCCCCAGGTACGCATTCAGCGTGGGGACGGAGCCATGAACCTCTGGAGCCTGGAGGGAGGCTATAACAGCTATCTAGCCACGTCTCCTACGGGTACGGCAACCGGCTTCGGAGCCACCTTGCTGATAATTGATGACCTGATCAAGAATGCAGAGGAAGCCAGCAATGAGAACGTGCTGGAGAAGCATTGGGAGTGGTTCACTAATACAATGCTGTCGCGCTTGGAGGAAGGCGGCAAGATCATCATCATCATGACCCGCTGGGCATCCGGTGACCTCGCAGGGCGGGCGCTGGAGCATTTCCAAGCCGAGAAGAAGCGTGTCCGGCACCTGACTATGAAGGCGCTCCAGGACGACGGCACGATGTTATGTCCAGATGTTCTGTCCCGTGAGAGCTACGACATGAAGGTACGGGCCATGGGCGAGGATATCGCCAGCGCTAACTATCAGCAGATCCCGATTGACATCAAGGGTAAGCTGTACAGCAGCTTCAAGACATATGAGAAGCTGCCGACGGATGCCGCAGACGAGCCGCTATTCACGGGTATTTACGCTTACTGTGACACTGCGGACGATGGAGCAGATTATTTGTGCAATATCATCTGGGGTGTGTACCAAAAAGAGGCGTATGTCCTGGATGTTATATATACCAAGCAACCGATGGAGATCACGGAGCCGGCCACAGCGCAGGCTCTTTTTACGTTCAAGGCAAATAAGGCCCGTATTGAGTCTAACAACGGTGGTAAAGCCTTTGCGCGGAACATTAAGCGCATTCTAGAGACGGAGCTGAAGAGTAACCGAACGGATGTGAGCTGGTTCCACCAAAGTAAAAATAAGACGGCCAGAATCATCAGCAACGCGACCTGGATCATGCAGCACATCTATTTCCCGGTCAACTGGCGGGACCGCTGGCCAGAGTATTACAAGGCTATGACAAGCTATCAGCGGGAAGGTAAAAACGCCCATGATGATGCGCCGGATGCTACAACGGGCGTAGCCGAAACCATGTTCCTGTTAGGGGGTTAA
- a CDS encoding terminase small subunit, protein MALTAKQKLFVKEYLVDLNATAAYRRAGYTAKGNAAEVNAHRLLSNAKVQEAIQEAKEKRAAKVDITAEMVLQRWWDIATADPNQLIHTRRLACRHCHGIDHQYQWLDEAEYAQAIKMALDHAEAEAKKQDRPVEAVLPSEDGGYGYDRLADPHPSCPKCRGEGRLDLHIEDTRRLQGGAKLLYAGVKETKVGVEIQMHDQMKALENVARHLGMFKDKLDIQHSGNVDVNNPFKGLTTEELRRIARDG, encoded by the coding sequence ATGGCATTGACGGCCAAACAGAAGCTATTTGTTAAAGAATACCTGGTCGATCTCAATGCCACAGCAGCTTATAGACGAGCAGGGTATACAGCAAAGGGTAATGCGGCAGAAGTTAACGCCCATCGCTTGCTAAGTAATGCTAAGGTGCAGGAGGCCATTCAGGAGGCCAAGGAGAAGCGAGCAGCTAAGGTGGATATCACAGCCGAAATGGTGCTTCAGCGCTGGTGGGACATTGCTACTGCGGACCCGAATCAACTGATTCATACGCGCCGATTGGCTTGCCGGCATTGTCACGGCATCGATCATCAGTATCAATGGCTAGATGAGGCCGAATATGCACAAGCAATTAAGATGGCCCTTGATCACGCTGAGGCTGAAGCCAAGAAGCAGGACAGGCCAGTGGAGGCTGTGCTGCCGTCTGAGGATGGCGGTTACGGATATGATCGGCTCGCTGATCCGCACCCCAGCTGCCCGAAGTGTCGCGGCGAGGGTCGTCTGGACCTGCATATCGAGGATACCCGCAGGTTACAAGGCGGAGCTAAGCTGCTGTACGCTGGGGTGAAGGAGACTAAGGTAGGCGTCGAAATCCAGATGCACGACCAAATGAAGGCGCTGGAGAACGTGGCCCGGCATCTTGGCATGTTCAAGGATAAGCTGGATATTCAGCATAGCGGCAACGTTGATGTGAATAACCCGTTCAAGGGACTGACTACGGAAGAACTACGAAGGATTGCCCGCGATGGTTGA
- a CDS encoding DUF7681 family protein, with amino-acid sequence MSNPQIENNFKYHAPKPGQPEIYEQIRNKAKELAELIDDLTPKSREQALAMTNLEQSVMWANAAVARN; translated from the coding sequence ATGAGTAATCCGCAGATTGAGAACAACTTCAAGTATCACGCACCGAAGCCAGGACAACCTGAAATCTATGAGCAGATCCGCAACAAGGCCAAGGAATTGGCTGAACTGATCGATGACCTGACACCTAAGAGCCGGGAGCAGGCGCTGGCAATGACGAACCTGGAGCAATCGGTTATGTGGGCCAATGCGGCTGTAGCACGTAACTAA
- a CDS encoding Thoeris anti-defense Tad2 family protein — protein sequence MDFGSAFAQVKTGKGMRLPQWQPDVVIRAQYPDEHSKMTAPYLYVESRFGRVPWKETNIELFAENWEVVE from the coding sequence GTGGATTTTGGAAGTGCATTTGCACAGGTGAAAACAGGCAAGGGTATGAGGTTGCCTCAATGGCAGCCGGACGTTGTAATTCGGGCGCAGTATCCAGATGAGCACAGTAAAATGACGGCGCCATATCTGTACGTGGAAAGTCGTTTCGGTCGTGTACCCTGGAAGGAAACGAATATTGAGTTGTTCGCAGAGAACTGGGAGGTAGTCGAATGA
- a CDS encoding DUF1492 domain-containing protein — translation MTEQQVIDQLTGYRQKQARIQALGTYTVGSGIQISRLNDEDQLQQLHRRLRGLPSYMYLGKRDLQLEATAHAYLTFYPAGVRSQRNAIPDIGAYQEDDELLQELRAKIAKVIDARTGCKYDLDEVLERLSELQDLQAEVQRVDDLLSLLEEYKPDYAKLLRLKYIQDMDVPETCKRLAVVEKTYYRWRKRAIDEFSKLSS, via the coding sequence ATGACAGAACAACAAGTGATTGACCAGCTGACCGGGTACCGGCAGAAGCAGGCGCGGATTCAAGCGCTAGGAACCTATACCGTGGGTAGCGGGATTCAGATCAGCCGGCTGAACGATGAGGATCAGCTGCAGCAGTTGCACCGGCGGCTGCGCGGCTTACCCAGCTACATGTACTTGGGCAAGCGTGATCTGCAGCTGGAGGCCACGGCGCACGCTTACCTGACTTTCTACCCGGCTGGTGTTCGGTCCCAACGTAATGCGATTCCAGACATCGGTGCCTACCAGGAGGATGATGAACTGCTACAGGAGCTGAGGGCCAAGATCGCTAAGGTGATTGATGCCCGTACCGGATGCAAGTATGACCTGGATGAGGTGCTGGAGCGACTCAGCGAGCTGCAGGACCTTCAGGCTGAGGTGCAGCGGGTGGATGATCTACTGTCGCTACTGGAGGAATACAAGCCGGACTATGCCAAATTGCTGCGGTTGAAGTATATTCAGGATATGGACGTTCCAGAAACCTGCAAGCGGTTGGCGGTCGTAGAGAAGACGTATTACCGCTGGAGAAAGAGGGCGATAGATGAGTTTTCAAAGTTGTCCAGTTGA
- a CDS encoding helix-turn-helix domain-containing protein, which yields MANTPIPSKVIEYSSTGTSGVREYKLTPEELEEVRQKYPATKRDKTFKAPIQIKTQTKEEKEMAKFKMTAEEYFAQRAAGKTIAQIAKEQGVSEATIYNHMDKWAKEGKGVESPKETQLLREKAVLPPQPPVPLPEMYKKAQQEIEQLKAALTATQPVSHDMLKEYKATGERLAVENAELKDEVEHWKDQATEAVALAGKAAEESMTKVELSEARADGAVAAREAAELELDQTSTARDEYKRLYEEQFAFAQAYYNQIEALKAANGRFDELLRERDDSLAELKAWSVLKEPQPASEVHLLDRSIAELSRARWILDRLSASGE from the coding sequence GTGGCTAATACACCGATACCCAGCAAAGTAATTGAGTACAGTTCCACCGGCACCAGTGGGGTGCGTGAATACAAGCTGACGCCGGAAGAGCTAGAAGAGGTCCGGCAGAAGTATCCAGCCACGAAGCGGGATAAGACATTCAAAGCCCCGATCCAGATCAAGACCCAAACCAAGGAGGAGAAGGAAATGGCCAAGTTTAAGATGACCGCAGAGGAATATTTCGCCCAGCGAGCTGCCGGCAAGACGATTGCCCAGATTGCCAAGGAGCAGGGCGTGAGTGAGGCGACGATTTATAATCACATGGACAAGTGGGCGAAGGAGGGTAAGGGTGTTGAGTCACCCAAGGAAACCCAACTGCTTCGCGAAAAGGCGGTTTTGCCGCCTCAGCCGCCGGTGCCGCTGCCGGAAATGTACAAGAAGGCTCAGCAGGAGATTGAGCAGCTGAAGGCGGCGCTGACCGCTACCCAGCCGGTATCACATGACATGCTCAAAGAGTATAAGGCGACCGGGGAGCGGCTGGCCGTAGAAAATGCGGAGCTGAAGGATGAGGTGGAACACTGGAAAGACCAGGCGACCGAAGCGGTGGCCCTTGCCGGCAAAGCGGCTGAGGAGTCTATGACAAAGGTTGAATTGTCAGAAGCACGTGCAGACGGAGCAGTTGCTGCACGGGAAGCTGCTGAACTCGAACTGGATCAGACGTCCACAGCGCGGGATGAATATAAGCGCTTGTACGAGGAGCAATTCGCGTTTGCACAGGCATATTACAATCAGATTGAGGCGCTGAAGGCTGCAAATGGCCGTTTTGATGAGTTGCTGAGAGAACGGGACGATTCACTTGCTGAGCTGAAAGCCTGGTCGGTTTTGAAAGAGCCCCAGCCAGCCAGCGAGGTACATCTGCTTGACCGGAGCATTGCCGAGCTGAGCCGGGCTCGCTGGATCTTGGACCGGCTGTCTGCTTCGGGTGAATAA
- a CDS encoding RusA family crossover junction endodeoxyribonuclease produces the protein MEVGVTMTTAFFMPMKKVPTITHQQKQVAVVNDKPVFYEPDELKAARAKLMAHLGQHVPARKYTGALRLTVKWCFPITGKRQDGEYKTTRPDNSNMQKLLEDCMEDLGFYKDDAQIASLIVEKFWASLPGIYIKIEEL, from the coding sequence ATGGAAGTTGGTGTCACGATGACGACCGCATTTTTTATGCCGATGAAAAAAGTCCCGACGATCACGCACCAGCAGAAACAGGTTGCAGTGGTGAACGACAAACCAGTATTCTATGAGCCCGACGAGCTGAAGGCTGCCCGGGCGAAGCTGATGGCTCACTTGGGTCAACATGTGCCAGCGCGGAAATATACAGGGGCTCTTCGGCTGACGGTGAAATGGTGCTTCCCCATCACAGGCAAACGCCAGGACGGGGAGTACAAGACGACGAGACCGGACAACTCCAATATGCAAAAGCTGCTCGAAGACTGCATGGAGGATCTGGGGTTCTACAAAGACGATGCGCAGATTGCCAGTCTGATTGTGGAGAAGTTTTGGGCCAGCCTGCCGGGGATCTATATCAAGATCGAGGAGCTGTAG